In the genome of Deinococcus aetherius, the window GCGTGTGGATCGCCCCGATGGACTCGCCGACCCACGTGCGGGACGAGCGGGTGCCCTTCATTCTGGGTACCGAGGACTGGGAGCACGTCTGGGTGGAGCGGGACGGCGCCTACGTGCGGGAGGCGGGCTACTGGGTCGAGGCCCCGGAGGCGCTCCTGCACGCCGGGCGGACGTTCGTGGCCTACTCGGCGGGGCACACGGCGGCGAAGTATTACCTGGGCCTGATGGAATTGCGCGGGCAGGACCCGATGGACCCCTCGGCGTGGGTCAAGCACAAAGGACCCCTCTTTGGCCCGTATGAGGGCCCGGACGGCGCCGTGTACGCGCCCGGGCACAACTCGTTCACGACCTCGCCCGACGGGCGCGAGGACTGGCTGGTGTACCACGCCAAGGAATTCGATTGGCCCACCTTCGACGGGCGCACCATGCGCGCCCAGAAGTTCACCTGGGGCCAGGACGGCCTGCCCGTCTTCGGTCACCCCGTACCCAGCGGCGTGGTCCTGCCCCGGCCCTCCGGCGAGGTGCCCCACTGAGGTCGAGCTGATCCGACCGGGCGGGCGTGCCGGGTGTGGGTCCCTTCACTCCGGGGCGGGGTGGAAGAAAACCTACGCACCAGACTCCGCGGGTCCTGACCGGGTGGAGGGGAGTCCTGCCGTCCGCCCCAGGGCGCCGTCGCCCAGGAACACCACCTGAGGGCGGCGCTCCCGCCCGAGCGGTGTGCCCCTTCTCTCGCCCCCGGGAGGCGTCTCCCGGGAACAGCAGGATCACGACCTTCTCCTTTCCCCCTTCAGGAGCCGCTTTTGAATCCCCATCTCCTCCATCCCCGCCCCCAACTGACCCCCCCGGAGTGGTTCTCCGGCGCTTTTGATGACGAGATCAGGCGGCCAGCAGAACTCGCTGACGAAGGAGCGCGAAGGACGCACGGCCATACGCTTGCCGCCCCAACAGCTTGATCTTGTTCACAACGCCCTCGGTCGGGCCATTGGACCAGGACAGCCGCAGGGACGCCTCCAGGGCGTCTTTGTCGCGTTCCAACCCTCGGGCGAAGGTCACCAGGTCTGGTAAACCAGAGCCCGACGCCTGCTCCAGCCAACCGGTCAACGCCTCCGGCTGCCTTTTGCGCATCAGGTGCATGAATGATTGCGTGAGGCCGTGAGCCATGCTCACGGCCTCACAACGGGCTTTGACCGCCGTCAAGAGGTCGCGGTTCTGACAGCCCAGGGTCGTCTCGTCGGGCAACATCAGCCACACCACCTGACGTAGGGTCAAGTTTCGATCCGCCTCGCCCCGCAGGATGGGCACTTGCTCTTGGGGTGGCACATCGTGTTTCCTCACGGCCGTCGCCCGATACGGGCCTGGAGTGTTCCTGGCAGGATGAGTTCGACGAACCTGGACCCACTGTGCGACCCGTCTGCGAGATCCTGGATAGCCCTGTTCGCGCAATTCCCGCAGCAGGGCTGCGGCATTGTCTTCGCCAGCAGCCCAGCGTTGTTCCAAGTAGGGGACGAACGGGTCCAGGATGCTGGGCCGTCGATGGTGATGCCGTCGCTGGGGAGGAGACTGGGCCGTGAGGGAGTGCCGGACTCGACCCCGTGAGACCTTCAGCCTCCGGGTGATGGCTCGTTGGCTGTAGCCGGACTTCGACAACGCCCGGACTTGGTTGAAGAACTCCAGGCGGGCCAGCTGGCCCGCCTCATACCGAAGTTCCTCGCTCTGGGTGCGGGGCACTGGGGCACGGGAACCCTGGCCTGGCACACGGCCAGGATCGTCTGGCGATCCCGGCCAAGTTGGCGTTCCAAAGCCTCGCGGAAATTCTTGATGACATGC includes:
- a CDS encoding glycoside hydrolase family 43 protein, which translates into the protein MTRPLVVLLGALILMQPAHGTTAPALTFTNPVVRSQDAPDPWVIRHGGRYYLTSTFDQDGGLWVWSAATLTGLDAGRKVKVWTAPASGPLSQQVWAPELHFLRGRWYLYFTASDGVDANHRHYVLEAETGDPQGPYKPPVRVDPALDSYAIDGSVLQLPDGRLYWMYAADGVWIAPMDSPTHVRDERVPFILGTEDWEHVWVERDGAYVREAGYWVEAPEALLHAGRTFVAYSAGHTAAKYYLGLMELRGQDPMDPSAWVKHKGPLFGPYEGPDGAVYAPGHNSFTTSPDGREDWLVYHAKEFDWPTFDGRTMRAQKFTWGQDGLPVFGHPVPSGVVLPRPSGEVPH
- a CDS encoding transposase — translated: MRKHDVPPQEQVPILRGEADRNLTLRQVVWLMLPDETTLGCQNRDLLTAVKARCEAVSMAHGLTQSFMHLMRKRQPEALTGWLEQASGSGLPDLVTFARGLERDKDALEASLRLSWSNGPTEGVVNKIKLLGRQAYGRASFALLRQRVLLAA